One Desulfocurvibacter africanus subsp. africanus DSM 2603 genomic region harbors:
- a CDS encoding tyrosine-type recombinase/integrase — translation MAKWITSTKFKGLRWRLHPTRKHGVQPDKYFTLRYQKGGVREEEGLGWASEGWTEARAGLVLERLRAGARTGEGFARLADQRAAAEAKREEEERNKVLQERERVTVKEWFESDFLPSSGDTIKAESHRKQQEHFTNWIEPCLGRLPMKDVKPFHLEGLRSSMLKKGKKPRTVQYVMATFRRAWNAAQIAGLVSGLNPVKGVALPRVDNERRRYLSREEARLLLDELLRRSPTTYGLALVSLHTGMRFSEVASLSWGCVDLAGGRLHILRTKGGRDRSVPMTMELKTYLSGLERGEPSDLLFKSSTGERIEQVPSTFARALEAVGINRGVTDPKMRFSFHGLRHTAASWLIEAGCDLYTCQRLLGHSTPTVTTRYAHVSDGQLEAAVRAMEARGQEKDESHAQVISFATRKDKI, via the coding sequence ATGGCGAAGTGGATTACCTCGACCAAGTTCAAGGGATTGCGTTGGCGACTACACCCCACACGCAAGCATGGCGTGCAGCCGGATAAATATTTCACCCTGCGCTATCAGAAAGGAGGTGTGCGTGAGGAGGAGGGGTTAGGATGGGCTTCGGAAGGCTGGACCGAGGCCAGGGCCGGCTTGGTACTGGAACGCCTCAGGGCTGGGGCACGTACGGGCGAGGGATTTGCCCGCCTTGCGGATCAACGTGCTGCTGCCGAAGCTAAGCGTGAGGAAGAGGAGCGCAACAAGGTTCTCCAGGAGCGTGAGCGGGTTACCGTCAAGGAGTGGTTCGAGAGTGACTTCCTGCCTTCGTCCGGCGACACGATCAAGGCCGAGTCGCACCGCAAGCAACAGGAGCACTTTACCAACTGGATTGAGCCCTGCCTTGGCCGCCTACCCATGAAGGATGTCAAACCCTTCCATCTAGAGGGGCTGCGTTCCTCCATGTTGAAGAAAGGTAAAAAGCCGCGCACGGTCCAATATGTCATGGCGACCTTTCGTCGAGCTTGGAATGCCGCACAAATCGCCGGTCTGGTGTCGGGACTCAACCCCGTGAAAGGCGTGGCTTTGCCTCGCGTGGACAATGAGCGACGTCGCTACCTGTCTCGGGAAGAGGCCCGTCTTCTCCTTGATGAGCTTCTTCGTAGGAGTCCCACGACCTACGGACTGGCTTTGGTTTCCCTGCACACAGGCATGCGCTTCTCCGAGGTCGCCAGCCTGTCATGGGGCTGCGTAGATCTCGCCGGAGGGCGGCTGCACATCCTCCGGACCAAGGGCGGAAGGGATCGATCAGTTCCCATGACCATGGAACTGAAAACTTACTTATCTGGCTTGGAGCGAGGTGAGCCTTCGGATCTGCTCTTCAAGAGCAGTACCGGAGAGCGCATCGAGCAAGTGCCTTCCACATTCGCGCGAGCCTTGGAAGCTGTGGGTATTAATCGCGGGGTTACTGATCCAAAGATGCGCTTCAGCTTCCACGGGTTGAGGCACACGGCTGCGTCTTGGCTCATAGAAGCGGGCTGCGACCTCTATACTTGCCAAAGACTCCTTGGGCACTCAACTCCGACAGTTACTACCCGCTACGCCCACGTTTCGGATGGACAACTGGAAGCGGCGGTCAGGGCAATGGAAGCCAGGGGCCAAGAGAAGGACGAATCCCATGCGCAAGTGATTTCATTCGCCACGAGGAAGGACAAAATTTGA
- a CDS encoding type II toxin-antitoxin system Phd/YefM family antitoxin yields MKFSSQIKPISYLKAHAAEIIRGLPEQGQPLVITQNGEAKAVIQDVASYEQTQETLALLKILALGNRQIEEGKVRPAGEVIQRLRERAGQR; encoded by the coding sequence ATGAAGTTTTCAAGTCAAATCAAGCCGATCAGCTACCTTAAGGCCCATGCCGCCGAGATAATTCGCGGCCTGCCGGAACAGGGTCAGCCACTTGTCATAACCCAGAATGGCGAGGCCAAGGCGGTGATCCAGGATGTCGCCAGCTACGAACAGACCCAAGAAACCTTGGCACTGCTCAAAATTCTTGCTCTTGGGAATCGTCAGATCGAGGAGGGTAAGGTCAGACCGGCTGGGGAAGTGATCCAGCGCCTGCGCGAGCGGGCAGGGCAGCGCTGA
- a CDS encoding type II toxin-antitoxin system RelE/ParE family toxin, which translates to MAFEVLLTEDAARDLEDLHGYISAHDSPESAEYVLEQIEKASLSLAQLPERGAYPKELASLGIKQYREVFFKPYRIIYQVLGERVYVMLIADGRRDMQTLLQRRLLEG; encoded by the coding sequence ATGGCTTTCGAGGTCCTGCTGACCGAGGATGCGGCCCGCGACCTGGAGGACCTTCACGGCTACATTTCCGCCCATGATTCGCCAGAGTCTGCCGAGTACGTCCTGGAGCAGATTGAAAAAGCCTCCCTCAGTCTGGCTCAGTTGCCGGAACGAGGCGCATATCCCAAAGAGCTTGCCTCCTTGGGTATCAAGCAGTACCGAGAGGTATTCTTCAAGCCGTACCGCATCATCTACCAAGTGCTGGGAGAGCGGGTATACGTCATGCTGATCGCTGACGGACGCAGGGACATGCAAACATTGCTTCAGCGTCGACTCCTGGAGGGCTGA
- a CDS encoding helix-turn-helix domain-containing protein, producing MEDIQKALAERVRQLRKRAKFTQEALAERAELSIQHISDLERGRGNPTLQSLERLATALDVRLWDLIEVGEYVMGEEELEEEVVLLFRRLDRAKKIAAVRVLKAVFEK from the coding sequence ATGGAAGATATCCAAAAGGCCCTGGCAGAGCGCGTGCGCCAACTCAGAAAGCGAGCAAAATTCACGCAGGAGGCGTTGGCTGAGAGAGCAGAGCTGTCCATTCAGCACATAAGCGACTTGGAACGCGGGAGGGGAAATCCCACGCTTCAAAGTTTGGAGCGCTTGGCAACTGCGTTGGATGTAAGGCTTTGGGATTTAATCGAGGTTGGGGAATACGTCATGGGGGAAGAAGAACTTGAAGAAGAAGTTGTGTTGCTGTTTAGACGACTTGATAGAGCAAAGAAAATTGCAGCAGTTAGGGTGTTGAAGGCTGTTTTTGAGAAATAG
- a CDS encoding N-6 DNA methylase, with protein MAQLEHIEAIEKRLWTAADTMRANSNYASNEYFLPVMGLIFLRHAYSRFLMVKDEIVANLPSRGGKTRPLTKEDFSQKSSIFLQPKAQFDTLVALTDSDDRAKAIIEAMESIESDYESLRGVLPKNEYQELDNKVLGQLLRTLNPDELKRVKGDVFGRIYEYFLTQFADQKAHDGGEFFTPISLVSLIANILEPSHGTVLDPACGSGGMFVQSARVVERQHQNPNERLTFRGLEKNATTIRLAKMNLAVHGLEGDIQKAITYYEDPHELLGKTEYVMANPPFNVDEIDAEKVKIDPRIPFGLPGVNKKGKVSNGNYIWISYFYSYLNETGRAGFVMSSQASSAGRDEAKVRQKLVETGDVDAMVAIRSNFFYTRTVPCELWFLNRAKPEEHKDKVLMIDARNIYRKVTRKIYDFSPEQEQNILAIVWLYRGQEEKYLDLVAGYCQRLLGEAEGCFTGQGENGDSIEPLPEFTASLDALLAAIKPFVKTLAADAAHAEPLKEYETALAAFRDDVNGFKAAIDEQVEAWKTQDTSNGKLKQAVERLAPMAETSRDLVKQTDLLYKLACRLIETCETECAARDNDAWASREITRARKAADQARQLAVEQLKLVRYFHRHARWLTERFPEAKLRDVEGLVKLVDRAEIKANDWSLTPGRYVGVAPAEVDEDFDFEEALRDIHVELEDLNAEAAQLAATIKKNFEELGV; from the coding sequence ATGGCGCAACTAGAACATATAGAGGCAATCGAAAAGAGGCTGTGGACCGCCGCCGACACCATGCGGGCCAACTCGAACTACGCCAGCAACGAATACTTTCTGCCCGTCATGGGCCTCATCTTTCTTCGACATGCCTACAGCCGGTTCTTGATGGTGAAAGATGAGATCGTGGCGAACCTGCCCTCTCGTGGCGGCAAAACCAGGCCGCTGACCAAGGAAGACTTCTCGCAAAAGAGCTCCATCTTCCTCCAGCCCAAGGCGCAGTTCGACACTTTGGTGGCGCTCACGGACAGCGACGACAGGGCCAAGGCCATCATCGAGGCCATGGAATCCATCGAATCCGACTACGAGAGCCTGCGCGGCGTCCTGCCCAAGAACGAATATCAGGAGTTGGACAACAAGGTCCTGGGGCAGTTGCTGAGGACCTTGAACCCGGATGAGTTAAAGCGGGTGAAGGGCGATGTCTTTGGCCGAATCTACGAATATTTCCTGACACAGTTCGCCGACCAGAAGGCGCACGACGGCGGTGAATTCTTCACGCCCATTTCCCTTGTGTCCTTGATCGCCAACATTCTGGAGCCTAGCCACGGCACCGTCCTGGATCCCGCCTGCGGCTCCGGGGGCATGTTCGTGCAAAGCGCCCGCGTGGTTGAGCGGCAGCACCAGAACCCCAACGAGAGACTGACCTTCCGGGGCCTGGAAAAGAACGCCACCACCATCAGGCTGGCCAAGATGAACTTGGCTGTGCATGGCCTGGAAGGCGACATCCAGAAGGCCATCACCTACTACGAAGACCCGCACGAACTGCTCGGCAAGACCGAGTACGTCATGGCCAACCCGCCTTTCAACGTGGATGAGATAGACGCGGAAAAGGTCAAAATCGATCCAAGGATTCCGTTCGGCCTGCCGGGAGTGAACAAGAAGGGCAAGGTCTCCAACGGCAACTATATCTGGATCAGCTATTTCTACAGCTACCTGAACGAGACCGGACGCGCTGGCTTTGTCATGTCCTCCCAGGCCTCCAGTGCTGGCCGGGATGAAGCCAAGGTCCGCCAGAAGCTCGTGGAGACCGGCGATGTGGACGCCATGGTCGCGATCCGCTCGAACTTTTTCTACACACGCACCGTGCCGTGCGAACTGTGGTTCCTGAACCGCGCCAAGCCGGAAGAGCACAAGGACAAGGTGCTCATGATCGACGCGCGGAACATCTATCGCAAGGTCACGCGCAAGATTTACGACTTCAGCCCCGAGCAGGAGCAGAACATCCTGGCCATTGTCTGGCTCTATCGAGGGCAGGAAGAGAAATACCTCGATTTGGTCGCCGGGTATTGCCAGCGGCTACTTGGCGAGGCCGAAGGCTGCTTCACCGGTCAGGGAGAGAATGGCGATTCCATAGAACCTCTTCCCGAATTTACAGCGTCCCTGGATGCGCTCCTTGCCGCCATTAAGCCCTTTGTGAAGACACTTGCTGCGGACGCCGCCCATGCTGAACCGCTCAAGGAATACGAGACCGCATTGGCGGCCTTCCGTGACGATGTGAACGGCTTCAAAGCCGCCATCGACGAACAAGTGGAAGCATGGAAGACTCAGGACACCAGCAATGGCAAGTTGAAGCAGGCCGTTGAGCGCCTTGCGCCGATGGCCGAAACAAGCCGGGATTTGGTCAAGCAGACAGACCTGCTCTACAAGCTGGCCTGCCGCCTCATCGAGACCTGTGAAACCGAATGCGCGGCCCGTGACAATGACGCCTGGGCCAGCCGGGAGATCACCCGCGCCCGCAAAGCGGCGGATCAGGCGCGGCAACTGGCCGTGGAACAACTCAAGCTGGTTCGCTACTTCCACCGGCATGCGCGCTGGCTGACCGAACGTTTCCCTGAAGCAAAACTCCGAGATGTGGAGGGATTGGTCAAGCTCGTGGACCGCGCCGAGATCAAGGCCAACGACTGGAGTCTGACGCCGGGACGGTATGTCGGCGTGGCCCCGGCAGAGGTGGACGAGGATTTCGATTTTGAAGAAGCCCTCCGGGACATCCATGTGGAGCTGGAGGATTTGAACGCCGAGGCCGCACAACTCGCAGCGACCATCAAGAAGAATTTTGAGGAGCTAGGAGTATGA
- a CDS encoding restriction endonuclease subunit S, translating to MSWTTVQLGDFITLKRGYDLPERSRVAGSIPIVSSSGITGTHNEAKVDGPGVVTGRYGTLGEVFYIDEPFWPLNTALYVQDFKGNQRRFVSYFLKSILGGTQSDKAAVPGVNRNDLHARKVLVTKDLQEQATISSILASYDDLIENNRRRIQLLEESARLLYKEWFVRLRFPGHEHVNVVDGVPEGWEKKELGSICTLRAGGSFKTKYQGNDEGDLPFIKVRDMNGAGNSVHITGADNWVTNDECYAFKGKPFPVGTIVFAKIGEALRKNRIRALSRDTLIDNNMMGAIPKDKISTSFLYILLSSYDFNSNASGAAVPFLSAKVLAAERFLVPKKSIRLQFDDFVSPVFQQILDLQLQSVEAAKARDLLLPRLMNGEVAV from the coding sequence ATGAGTTGGACAACTGTACAGCTAGGAGACTTTATAACCCTCAAAAGAGGGTATGATCTCCCAGAGAGATCAAGAGTAGCTGGAAGTATTCCAATTGTATCTTCTTCTGGAATTACCGGAACACACAATGAAGCAAAAGTTGATGGCCCTGGAGTTGTAACAGGACGATACGGCACACTTGGTGAGGTGTTTTACATTGATGAGCCGTTCTGGCCGCTGAACACAGCATTATACGTTCAAGATTTCAAAGGAAATCAGCGTCGCTTTGTGAGCTATTTCTTGAAGTCTATTTTAGGTGGAACACAGAGCGACAAAGCCGCTGTACCCGGTGTCAATCGAAATGATTTACACGCCCGTAAGGTACTCGTTACAAAAGATTTACAAGAGCAAGCAACTATTTCCTCCATTCTTGCCTCCTACGACGACCTCATCGAAAACAACCGCCGCCGCATCCAGTTGCTCGAAGAGTCGGCGCGGCTACTCTACAAGGAATGGTTCGTGCGGCTTCGCTTCCCCGGTCATGAGCACGTCAATGTTGTGGATGGCGTGCCGGAGGGGTGGGAGAAGAAAGAGCTAGGAAGTATATGTACGCTGAGAGCTGGCGGCTCCTTCAAGACGAAATATCAAGGAAATGACGAAGGAGATCTTCCATTCATCAAAGTTCGGGACATGAATGGTGCTGGAAATTCTGTACATATAACCGGCGCTGACAACTGGGTTACAAACGATGAATGCTATGCATTCAAAGGAAAGCCTTTTCCTGTCGGCACGATAGTGTTTGCAAAAATTGGGGAAGCGCTCAGGAAGAATAGAATCCGAGCACTCTCTCGCGACACTCTGATTGACAACAACATGATGGGGGCGATCCCAAAGGACAAGATTTCAACATCGTTTTTGTACATCCTTCTATCATCTTATGATTTCAATAGTAATGCAAGCGGTGCTGCTGTTCCTTTCCTATCAGCTAAAGTGCTTGCAGCAGAACGATTTCTAGTGCCTAAGAAGTCCATCAGGCTACAGTTTGACGATTTTGTTTCCCCAGTCTTTCAACAAATCTTGGACCTCCAGCTCCAATCAGTTGAAGCAGCCAAAGCCCGTGACCTCCTTCTTCCCCGGCTCATGAATGGCGAGGTGGCGGTATGA
- a CDS encoding ABC-three component system protein, translating into MTSTFPMLKPKSIAASASDVATGRLIPPIDRIKLFSDSEWEDFVLEWADSLRDKYELVERCGGAGDMGRDVIAFASSEDGSEVWDNYQCKHYDHPLTPTDIWLELGKLVYYTYTGEFSYPRKYYFVAPQAAGTTLANLLRRPDRLRQQLLEKWDQYCKKKITKKTEVPLDDAITGYINGLDFSIIGYLPPLRIIEQHATTRYHISRFGGGLPDRPDASSPPDKPVTEELGYISKLMDAYGDHLKRDVTALSDIETEQDLKEHCVDSRIQFYSAESLRSFSRDYLPPGEFQKLQDEVHEGIKDDIREDHPSGYKRLQAVVKTARGLQITSHALVSKLTIRDRGGICHQLANDKDEVRWVKK; encoded by the coding sequence ATGACGTCAACCTTCCCTATGCTCAAACCAAAGTCTATTGCAGCAAGTGCAAGCGACGTTGCAACAGGGCGACTAATTCCCCCAATCGACAGAATAAAGCTCTTTAGTGATTCAGAATGGGAAGATTTTGTTCTGGAATGGGCAGACTCCCTGCGAGACAAGTACGAACTCGTGGAACGTTGCGGTGGTGCGGGAGACATGGGAAGGGACGTCATCGCTTTCGCCTCTTCTGAGGATGGTTCGGAGGTATGGGACAACTACCAATGCAAGCATTATGACCATCCTTTGACGCCAACTGATATTTGGCTCGAACTCGGCAAACTCGTTTATTATACCTATACCGGCGAATTCAGTTATCCTCGGAAATATTATTTCGTCGCCCCCCAGGCGGCTGGCACTACCTTGGCCAACCTACTTCGCCGACCGGATAGATTGCGGCAGCAGCTTTTGGAGAAGTGGGACCAATACTGCAAAAAGAAAATCACCAAGAAGACCGAAGTTCCGCTTGATGACGCCATAACTGGATATATTAACGGACTGGATTTTAGCATCATCGGCTACCTCCCGCCCTTGCGAATAATCGAGCAGCACGCAACGACGCGATACCACATTAGCCGTTTCGGTGGTGGCCTTCCTGATCGTCCAGACGCTTCATCTCCTCCAGATAAGCCCGTTACCGAGGAGCTTGGTTATATCTCCAAGCTCATGGATGCATACGGCGATCACCTCAAAAGGGATGTCACTGCCCTGTCCGATATTGAGACCGAACAAGATTTGAAAGAGCACTGCGTTGACTCACGTATTCAATTTTATAGTGCCGAATCCTTGCGTTCCTTCTCCAGGGACTATTTGCCTCCTGGGGAGTTCCAAAAGCTCCAGGACGAAGTGCATGAAGGAATCAAGGATGACATCCGTGAAGATCACCCAAGCGGATACAAACGGTTACAGGCGGTGGTCAAAACCGCTCGTGGCCTACAAATTACGTCACATGCTCTGGTTAGCAAACTGACCATCAGGGATCGTGGCGGAATATGCCACCAGTTGGCCAATGACAAAGATGAAGTGCGGTGGGTAAAGAAATGA
- a CDS encoding ABC-three component system middle component 2 codes for MGKEMMGYSNRFIAPFNGPIEIGLRAISILNDAYPSGYSLQRLIIFDYLSVHSDDISGGPAGLHPKTPHRSGELLVRRDVLQKGLLLYMGRGLAEQRFEMSGVTYAATERTGAFLDVLETEYVSDLRQRTCWLVDTFHRISDDELNSLVQENLGAWGAEFEMESVLWMEDEI; via the coding sequence GTGGGTAAAGAAATGATGGGCTATTCTAACCGCTTCATCGCCCCTTTCAATGGCCCCATAGAGATTGGGTTGAGGGCCATTTCTATTCTAAATGACGCATACCCGAGCGGCTATTCTCTTCAGCGCTTGATCATTTTCGATTATCTTTCAGTTCATTCGGACGACATTTCAGGCGGACCAGCAGGGTTGCACCCCAAGACACCTCATAGAAGTGGCGAATTGCTTGTGAGACGGGATGTTTTGCAAAAAGGCCTACTGCTTTATATGGGGCGCGGTTTGGCTGAACAACGATTCGAGATGAGCGGTGTCACATATGCCGCCACGGAAAGGACCGGGGCATTTCTCGACGTGCTGGAAACAGAATATGTGTCAGACCTCAGACAGCGAACATGTTGGCTGGTCGATACTTTTCACAGAATAAGTGATGACGAGCTGAACTCCCTGGTGCAAGAAAACCTTGGGGCATGGGGAGCAGAGTTCGAAATGGAGTCTGTTCTGTGGATGGAGGATGAGATATGA
- a CDS encoding AAA family ATPase has product MSHPGFRLIELRLTGKDVEDAEVRFEKGLNVICGPSDTGKTFILQCVNYVLGGKDKPKDIDEAAAYDTILLTIATYHDNKHYTLKRSLRGGAIEVTPDEEEPIVLKAQHSKDKQDSISYFLLQLSSLENKRIRKNADGVTQSLSFRNLIHLSLIPEEQVIKEASPVLTGHRTSKTAELSVFRLLLTGVDDSSVVDASTDKVSRVRIESKNELLQGLIDKTSEEYDDLKVVGSYEELLDQMGRLEQSYDLTSDALDTTQESVTEMEKLRSTSWEYLRQTESRLSVLSELRSRFSVLERQYISDLRRLDSIAETGRRLTEMNLDRCSVCGSSSEHHKSEHQDALINPEVVSKSCVAEAVKLRSLLADLKTTQVDVEAEIREKRGLKTSLESDLESASKEIQGTLKPQLKRLLNEYRASQEKKDSVKKAIELQDRLREYKGLVEEIAQIEKSEAEASGDNVLPAKGIEEFSLEVEKRLKAWNFPNTGRVTFSEADWDIMISGRRRASHGKGVRAITHAALSLGLLSYCKHKEMPHPNFLMIDSPLVVYREPDLSDTSMALDVKDSFYTDVASSFSDVQVIILENEDPPAHLIGSEGFNLIAFSKTNEGRYGFIPVHKDTTG; this is encoded by the coding sequence ATGAGCCATCCTGGCTTTCGGTTAATCGAATTGAGGCTGACCGGAAAAGATGTCGAAGATGCAGAGGTCCGGTTTGAAAAAGGACTGAATGTCATTTGCGGACCATCGGACACAGGCAAGACCTTCATTTTGCAGTGTGTAAACTATGTTCTTGGCGGGAAAGATAAGCCAAAAGACATTGATGAAGCCGCAGCGTACGACACCATCCTTTTGACGATAGCAACATATCACGACAATAAGCACTATACATTAAAGCGCAGCCTTCGTGGTGGTGCTATTGAAGTCACTCCTGACGAAGAAGAACCTATCGTTCTCAAAGCGCAGCACAGTAAGGACAAACAAGACTCCATATCCTATTTTTTGTTGCAGCTTTCAAGTCTTGAAAATAAACGGATAAGAAAGAACGCAGATGGAGTTACGCAATCTTTAAGCTTTCGTAACCTTATCCATCTTTCGCTAATTCCTGAAGAGCAGGTTATTAAAGAGGCGTCGCCGGTGCTGACAGGTCACCGGACTTCAAAGACGGCTGAGCTTTCTGTATTCAGGCTGCTACTAACTGGTGTTGACGACTCTTCAGTAGTCGATGCAAGTACGGACAAAGTCTCCAGAGTCCGAATCGAGTCAAAAAATGAACTTCTTCAAGGGCTCATAGATAAAACTTCGGAAGAGTATGACGATTTAAAAGTGGTTGGAAGCTACGAAGAACTGTTGGACCAGATGGGACGGTTAGAGCAAAGCTATGACCTTACTTCTGACGCTCTGGATACAACCCAAGAATCTGTAACTGAGATGGAAAAGCTCAGAAGCACTTCTTGGGAGTATTTACGGCAAACAGAATCCAGACTGAGTGTTCTTTCTGAACTGAGAAGCCGGTTTAGTGTACTGGAAAGGCAGTACATTTCTGATCTTCGCAGATTGGACTCAATCGCTGAGACCGGAAGGCGGCTCACAGAAATGAACTTAGACCGTTGTTCGGTCTGTGGCTCTTCATCCGAGCACCACAAGTCGGAACATCAGGACGCTTTGATCAATCCCGAAGTAGTGTCCAAATCGTGTGTGGCAGAAGCGGTTAAACTTCGTTCGCTCCTAGCTGATTTGAAGACAACTCAGGTTGATGTGGAAGCAGAGATCAGAGAAAAGCGAGGGCTCAAAACTTCTCTAGAATCCGACCTGGAATCGGCCAGCAAGGAAATCCAAGGCACCCTCAAGCCTCAGCTAAAGCGGCTGCTCAATGAGTACCGCGCAAGTCAAGAAAAGAAGGACTCGGTCAAGAAGGCCATTGAGCTGCAAGATCGTCTTCGTGAATATAAAGGCTTGGTTGAAGAGATTGCTCAAATAGAGAAATCAGAAGCTGAGGCATCTGGAGATAACGTTCTTCCTGCAAAGGGAATCGAAGAGTTTTCCCTTGAGGTCGAAAAGAGATTAAAAGCCTGGAACTTCCCCAATACCGGCCGAGTTACGTTTAGCGAAGCTGATTGGGACATTATGATTTCAGGCCGCCGTCGCGCCAGCCACGGTAAAGGCGTTCGAGCAATTACACATGCGGCGCTTTCGTTGGGGCTTCTCAGCTATTGCAAGCACAAAGAGATGCCACATCCCAACTTCCTCATGATAGACTCCCCGTTAGTCGTGTACAGGGAGCCAGACCTCAGCGACACGAGCATGGCGCTTGATGTGAAAGATTCTTTCTACACTGACGTTGCCTCGTCGTTTTCTGATGTTCAAGTCATCATCCTGGAAAACGAAGACCCGCCGGCACATCTTATTGGCTCCGAAGGATTCAACCTCATTGCGTTTTCCAAAACAAATGAAGGACGATATGGATTCATTCCTGTCCATAAAGATACGACGGGATAA
- a CDS encoding ATP-dependent nuclease: MKLQDIKIKNFRGIRSLHLTLDELTVLIGENNAGKSTVLEALRLVLTRGVGFRKDGRFTEYDFHLKDSAATPQTADPISIILHFAEKHEDEWPEPVVQQMSDVALPDVTTGLYHIWLQAQGSFQVESGVFETKWAFLNADGNELNLKNATPHNLVTRFVPLFFLSAIRNASQEFGQRGQFWSGFLKSIQLPDEQREEIEEMLQRVNASVIGANEGLTEVTNKIAEARKLVPLDSGNPVVLEAIPTRVFDMVGKIQVHLKSCCGAKLPLHRHGEGTQSLAVLMLFEAFTVANLAEAYAPESAPLLALEEPEAHLHPSAIRAFGAFLKELTGQILVTSHSGDLVSRVPVTAIRRIYKENGETKVGLVQTGDFTGRQLQALDYCIRLARGHYLFSRCWLLVEGESDYHIMPLLLEIMGHSADEVSFSILEYSQVIEKGEPLIQFAKLLGIQWFLMADGDAEGTNYINRANNHLDAGENIADRAQSLAYNDIEHEFWHNGYQAFIENMVPAHRKSSIAQRAAGDVAKETKLTIKTAIDEAGGKPAFAQKLATEIRQRGAGTIPQTLQDIIARIVQLAGD, translated from the coding sequence ATGAAACTACAAGATATAAAGATCAAAAATTTCCGTGGCATCCGCTCACTACATCTGACGCTTGACGAGTTAACGGTACTCATTGGGGAAAACAATGCCGGTAAGTCTACCGTGCTCGAAGCTCTCCGACTTGTGCTGACGCGTGGGGTTGGCTTTAGGAAGGATGGGCGGTTCACTGAATATGATTTTCACCTGAAAGATAGTGCCGCAACGCCCCAGACGGCTGACCCCATTTCCATCATACTCCACTTCGCAGAGAAACATGAGGATGAATGGCCTGAGCCTGTTGTTCAACAAATGAGTGATGTAGCTCTCCCCGACGTGACCACAGGGCTTTACCATATCTGGTTGCAGGCTCAAGGTTCATTTCAAGTTGAGTCTGGCGTTTTTGAGACCAAATGGGCTTTTTTGAATGCCGACGGGAATGAGCTAAACCTCAAGAACGCGACCCCGCACAATTTGGTTACGCGGTTTGTGCCACTATTTTTTCTCTCCGCGATTCGTAATGCCTCCCAGGAGTTCGGGCAACGTGGTCAATTCTGGAGTGGATTTCTGAAATCTATCCAGTTGCCGGACGAGCAGCGGGAAGAAATCGAAGAAATGCTCCAGCGAGTTAACGCCTCAGTGATTGGCGCAAATGAGGGACTGACTGAAGTCACGAATAAGATTGCCGAAGCAAGAAAGCTAGTGCCGTTAGATTCCGGTAATCCTGTTGTTCTTGAAGCTATTCCTACCCGAGTCTTCGATATGGTAGGTAAAATTCAGGTCCACCTGAAGTCTTGTTGTGGGGCAAAGCTGCCCTTGCACCGACACGGTGAAGGAACGCAAAGCCTCGCTGTGTTAATGCTCTTCGAGGCTTTCACCGTCGCCAATCTAGCCGAAGCTTATGCACCGGAGTCTGCGCCACTTCTTGCCTTAGAAGAACCTGAAGCCCATCTCCACCCTTCAGCGATTCGAGCATTTGGGGCATTTTTAAAGGAACTGACCGGGCAAATTCTCGTGACAAGTCATTCTGGCGATCTTGTTTCGAGGGTTCCGGTTACTGCAATCCGGCGGATTTATAAAGAAAATGGAGAGACAAAAGTAGGTTTGGTGCAAACCGGTGATTTTACGGGTCGACAACTCCAAGCCCTTGACTATTGCATCCGTCTCGCAAGAGGACATTACCTATTTTCCCGCTGCTGGCTTCTGGTTGAAGGGGAATCTGATTATCATATCATGCCGTTACTTTTGGAAATAATGGGGCATTCTGCTGATGAGGTAAGCTTCTCTATCCTTGAGTACAGCCAAGTTATTGAAAAAGGGGAACCATTGATTCAATTTGCTAAATTGCTAGGTATTCAATGGTTCTTGATGGCCGATGGAGACGCAGAGGGAACAAACTACATCAATCGAGCAAACAACCATCTTGACGCGGGGGAAAACATAGCTGATCGAGCCCAATCATTGGCCTACAACGACATTGAGCATGAATTCTGGCACAATGGATATCAAGCATTCATTGAAAATATGGTGCCAGCCCACCGCAAAAGTTCAATAGCACAACGAGCAGCTGGTGATGTCGCGAAAGAAACGAAACTGACAATCAAGACCGCCATTGATGAAGCAGGTGGCAAGCCTGCCTTTGCGCAAAAATTAGCAACTGAAATCCGACAACGTGGGGCGGGTACCATCCCACAAACACTCCAGGATATCATTGCTCGTATTGTCCAACTGGCTGGAGACTGA